In Elaeis guineensis isolate ETL-2024a chromosome 1, EG11, whole genome shotgun sequence, a genomic segment contains:
- the LOC105038149 gene encoding uncharacterized protein, translating into MKRGIGDPLKGHIWPTLVVAIAILTVSDNVAAVSGELPYAYASPPPPSTPPPLPYYYKSPPPPPYHYKSPPPPSPTPPPPYYYYKSPPPPSPSPLPPYYYKSPPPPSLYLTPPYYYKSPPPASPSKPPPYYYKLPPPPRPLPPPPYYYKSPPPPSSSPLPPYYYKSPPPPPPSHPTPYYYQSPPPPKRYPSPPYYYKSPPPPAKSRLPPYYYKSPPPPAKSPHPPYYYASPPPPVKSPPSPYYYKSPPPPYHHGLVVKVVGKVYCYKCYNWEHPVESYRKKPLKGAVVKVTCTAGDEGFVSFGQTSSHGVYGVAVEGFPYWKHGAKACKVELHAAPKGSICNVPTGSNEGTKLKVYSTSHEEMVLKAKPLAFAPKKPYKECKIYHHNKPPTPVCKPPSSPSPPIYYYNSPPPPVPYYYRSPPPPARTLPPYYYKSPPPPPIPYYYKSPPPPARTLPPYYYKSPPPPPVPYYYKSPPPPARTLPPYYYKSPPPPVKSPRPPYYYKSPAPPLKSPPSPYYYKSPPPPVKSPLPPYYYKSPPPPVKSPLPPYYYKSPPPPKKSLPPYYYRSPPPPSPTPPPYYYKSPPPPVKSPSPYYYKSPPPPPPSRSARAPYYYGSPPPPKKSPPAPYYYKSPPPPSPSPHPPYYYQSPPPPSPSPFPPYYYKSPPPPVKSPLPPYYYKSPPPPSPSPLPPYYYKSPPPPVKSLPAPYYYKSPPPPSPFPPPPYYYKSPPPPSPSPPAPYYYKSPPPPVKSPPYYYKFPPPPSPSPPPPYYYKFPPPPSPSPPSPYYYKSPPPPSPSPPPPYYYKSPPRPTSPPPPYFYKSPPPSSPSPAPPYYHQSPPPPSPSKLPPYLYSSPPPPIHY; encoded by the exons ATGAAACGAGGAATCGGCGACCCTCTAAAGGGTCACATATGGCCTACCCTTGTGGTGGCCATCGCCATTCTCACGGTGAGTGACAATGTAGCCGCCGTCTCTGGTGAACTGCCATACGCTTATGCCTCTCCACCACCTCCGTCGACGCCGCCTCCTCTGCCATACTATTACAagtcaccaccaccaccaccttaCCATTACAAGTCTCCACCTCCACCATCCCCGACACCGCCACCACCTTACTACTACTATAAGTCACCACCTCCTCCCTCACCATCTCCGCTGCCACCCTACTACTACAAATCCCCGCCACCTCCATCTCTTTACCTAACGCCGCCGTACTACTACAAGTCTCCGCCACCAGCTTCTCCATCCAAACCACCACCTTACTATTATAAGTTACCGCCACCTCCTCGTCCCTTGCCTCCACCGCCGTATTATTACAAGTCTCCACCGCCACCTTCTTCTTCTCCCCTGCCACCATACTACTATAagtcccctcctcctcctcctccctcacATCCAACACCTTACTATTATCAGTCTCCACCACCTCCCAAGAGGTATCCATCACCACCATACTATTACAAGTCTCCACCACCACCAGCGAAATCTAGACTGCCACCCTACTACTATAAGTCACCACCACCACCCGCTAAGTCTCCTCACCCGCCATACTACTACGCGTCTCCACCACCACCAGTAAAGTCTCCTCCTTCACCATACTACTATAAATCTCCGCCGCCACCTTACCACCATGGGCTTGTCGTTAAGGTGGTCGGAAAGGTCTATTGCTACAAATGCTACAACTGGGAACATCCAGTGGAGTCGTACCGCAAGAAGCCCTTGAAAG GCGCCGTGGTCAAGGTAACGTGCACGGCCGGCGACGAGGGATTCGTGTCATTCGGCCAAACAAGCAGCCATGGTGTATACGGCGTCGCTGTTGAAGGCTTCCCCTACTGGAAGCATGGGGCCAAGGCCTGCAAGGTTGAGCTCCACGCTGCACCCAAGGGCTCTATTTGCAATGTGCCAACGGGATCCAACGAGGGCACCAAGTTGAAGGTTTACTCCACCTCTCATGAGGAGATGGTCCTCAAGGCCAAGCCATTGGCCTTTGCTCCCAAGAAGCCTTACAAGGAGTGCAAAATTTACCACCACAACAAGCCACCAACACCCGTCTGCAAGCCTCCTTCCTCACCATCCCCACCCATTTACTACTACAATTCGCCACCGCCACCAGTACCATATTACTACAGGTCTCCACCACCTCCGGCAAGGACGTTGCCACCATACTATTACAAGTCTCCGCCACCACCACCAATACCATATTACTACAAGTCTCCACCACCTCCGGCAAGGACGTTGCCACCATACTATTACAAGTCTCCGCCACCACCACCAGTACCATATTACTACAAGTCTCCACCACCTCCGGCAAGGACGTTGCCACCATACTATTACAAGTCTCCGCCACCACCAGTGAAGTCTCCACGACCTCCTTACTACTACAAGTCCCCAGCTCCACCTCTAAAGTCACCACCATCTCCCTACTACTACAAGTCCCCGCCCCCACCAGTGAAGTCTCCACTGCCACCATACTATTACAAGTCTCCACCCCCACCAGTGAAGTCGCCTCTACCACCATATTATTATAAGTCTCCACCTCCACCAAAGAAATCTCTACCACCTTATTATTATAGGTCTCCTCCCCCACCATCACCAACTCCTCCTCCTTACTACTACAAGTCGCCACCTCCTCCGGTGAAGTCACCATCTCCTTACTACTACAAGTCTCCACCACCACCGCCACCCTCACGTTCGGCCCGTGCTCCCTACTATTACGGTTCACCACCTCCTCCTAAGAAGTCACCACCGGCTCCTTACTATTACAAGTCTCCACCACCACCCTCTCCATCTCCACATCCTCCATACTACTACCAATCCCCACCACCACCCTCTCCTTCTCCATTTCCTCCCTACTACTACAAGTCCCCACCTCCACCTGTAAAGTCTCCACTTCCTCCCTACTACTACAAGTCCCCACCTCCACCATCTCCATCTCCACTACCACCGTACTACTACAAgtccccgcccccaccggtgaAGTCCCTTCCTGCTCCCTATTACTACAAGTCCCCACCACCTCCATCACCGTTCCCACCTCCTCCCTACTACTACAAGTCCCCACCACCACCATCGCCTTCACCACCAGCTCCCTACTACTACAAGTCCCCACCTCCGCCAGTGAAGTCTCCTCCATACTACTACAAATTCCCACCACCTCCATCCCCATCTCCTCCACCTCCTTACTACTACAAGTTTCCACCACCTCCCTCACCATCGCCTCCATCTCCTTACTATTACAAGTCTCCACCACCACCCTcgccatctcctcctcctccctacTACTACAAGTCACCACCTCGTCCAACATCTCCTCCACCTCCGTACTTCTACAAGTCCCCACCCCCATCATCCCCTTCTCCCGCACCTCCCTACTACCACCAGTCCCCTCCTCCCCCCTCACCATCCAAACTTCCTCCCTACCTCTACTCCTCCCCGCCACCACCAATCCATTACTAA